From one Thunnus maccoyii chromosome 6, fThuMac1.1, whole genome shotgun sequence genomic stretch:
- the urb1 gene encoding nucleolar pre-ribosomal-associated protein 1 isoform X1: MAKKRRSEDSAESNTPVKKEKASEFNGTVFKAMLKEPTTAMKGLHTFISNAKKLPSSDLYDVVEGYIKISMECAEIFKLLEGEKQMESEMMLIFESLEMILLRTASDLSHFNMVGNAIVKKTVSSYMKLLQGSFHSENHRFVRQCLSLLSALVSQGPEAAREVFSHIHINKALSGLAKRKDKKGRPDVRMAFIQFVLSFLVSGDNATVGQILEVKELLPEILNTGLKEDRMSIVNLILSTLKTRVVLNKAISKTQKVRFFTPAVLANIASLYKWNGIVDATANDNGTAEDSEHAGIPVVRELVHSFLLDLCCSRKHGISFHDVSLGTAGRAGNIVLLQFLVGLKQATEDELVAELVVNVLKASPDILSRYFKETQYSYTPRLKSAWQDNVKLLKKIYEAQPEISTVFQACEVVPLPRLLSMIMVISLPPVCNKTFFTQGLSLANTAVQLTTLSMMNFILKKANKNMEYLLDKSEWHNSDVYTLDMMEDLVQQYRETLSKILPDMTSIVAKWQSLTKKEKTEGEGKTTKNEGSAEQTDAKNEDPAVAETAEVILLKALILQVICLYQKVVPHLVSQCKFDFSKLFKGIVSEKGMREEVPPVLQYQILQLALDLPASKFSWFRIQDVADTESSSGEKSVLYLLLKMFVSSSSSHLKTSTRMLVLKVLKDSGVFEYTWTELELWLDQLARVEPNQQETVIQFLERVLVKLVCNSYTYTDKVASLVQEAAYLQANLSSQEGDAASIPVSHIDDVLDMLDVIMEGNEGEMEEFGPSLSEDLIIQTFPFSVVVPAALEARNKLPADKGVVYEYLHAVLSDVLHCQREPLPLCLALLQYDKELLSSEQSVSPHPSIVHLHQYYSKWVPQQSREELFKSSECQSKELLAPTSFTALMKDAYSKGLSSSLDDSFRKNVEETLASMSIAEFPLAVKQILLYIKSTLENFGTFSKDTGTALLKTLMGILQDLVTKLIGFQVTTDSEPAAENSQEGSDLFLEINQSSTVEASKDQVLISALGSIFKHPCLEQWYLALELAALPPHTLNPVRLKHLCAQLGDDILALLKTSAPTLRDLGHLELLSTYMGAVEKAVLKELMEKSSQAAKKQSRPFQALLSLHSFMESSNLREVVSKLLLLPKESLISPGSEGTKAELSVYGHAALQILTESKADSSQDHGISLSQAHLHGLGTLLLSCSSPVLEAFLLQTLSSEPGSAKLIHTDVLLHCLQHPLPDTQAISSVLLQNCSTHRLRFEVWCQEPANMEKLSDQAETFLPLINTYLHVASREDPARPKDVQKDILKALKQGLLAKLIQLVLGNLAEDSGAQSVEILASLIKLSANIKDIRDLINDLPDALQKVDSFERWQLVDVITEKLADCPEEQETWRRSVTTAALKCLIATYSHTKDQATSPSAQEQNILERLQRLLTSSDDITASEWNSFVKNGLKYRYRDHHFLITLKNLLEVMHGDSEIQKDLIPLSTLHMMASSHSLFLPTMLDSDDEPDRCKAKEALVSLLLCLVKKCPTVCNINHFVVLLGAYGATLSTSDQKLLLLLQEYERNNVSLLKFQSILWGPAAVEHHKTRKSLGASLWKQASSDDLLALLNTDRMLQTIAHFPQQRRIIPQDEKELLYNKNEVKDHGTLYDPCFLLPLFSNILGPECVIDCLKFVSIHAFGVTVMALSSYDPKVRAAAYHVLSCFYQHLEGARFREKKQLQYLMDTMKNGIRQQNQRLPFVLTTYITKVAQQMLKPEDHMYVVLNRFLLSHQSLDFRRVPEFFKLFYGFDLEHKMEREWILNVLEEGLSDGHCYELCNQQGIFQSLLGFSSSPLCDDHSQAQIIRVLCQAARVTKAAYNLTKSCGLLTWIIQVVEKRNLDQHLLSAIIDLLHTLWFTNLGQKEKNIDGTKTSSSTEEKSQSSVKCLPLPLISEFLCVASAISRHLRSVVKAAQLNRFLHTLCSVLKHRGTALSVNKQADWLTLHPQPLSCTEALTLLRCWASLSHNAALLTQIQALSEKHKVKELLGTGKDKARGKGPFSQARVRKENLAEDTETEKQEESLLTECKFYLSSIFVHWEPAFPLTEPQPAQPRDEADSSRLAGDTAHLLTKWSLRCLVEDSYDEERTKNFLRWVEKAVVKHREIVNVALLDPGLKADLLRLYHQAFEDQCYSTISARVETFQLFTNIMMQLLESQGQLPDIHQTVVSACLPQVTHDQSKYEAGLFLLSLYIHELWSGAKSAELFLFHVSLVTRAKCKRQRGSKSSPTETAVRAICNDIITMKS; this comes from the exons ATGGCTAAAAAGCGCCGCAGTGAAGACTCGGCGGAGTCAAACACGCcggtcaaaaaagaaaaagcttcgGAGTTCAATGGGACTGTTTTTAAAGCCATGCTAAAGGAGCCCACTACAGCCATGAAGG GACTTCATACATTCATATCAAACGCTAAGAAGCTGCCATCCTCTGACCTGTATGATGTGGTTGAAGGATATATTAAAATCTCTATGGAGtgtgcagaaatattcaaattgcTGGAAGGAGAAAAGCAAATGGAGAGCGAG ATGATGCTGATTTTTGAGAGTCTGGAGATGATCCTACTAAGGACAGCCAGTGACCTGTCCCACTTCAACATGGTTGGCAACGCCATTGTGAAAAAGACTGTTTCTAGCTACATGAAACTTCTACAGGGATCTTTCCACTCAGAAAATCACAG GTTTGTCCGTCAGTGCCTCAGTCTCCTGTCAGCCCTGGTGTCTCAGGGTCCAGAGGCTGCCAGAGAGGTCTTTAGTCACATCCACATTAATAAAGCTCTGTCTGGACTCGCAAAAAGAAAGGATAAGAAG GGAAGACCTGATGTCCGCATGGCTTTCATCCAGTTTGTGCTTTCCTTTCTGGTGTCTGGAGACAATGCCACAGTTGGACAAATATTAGAAGTCAAAG AGCTTCTGCCAGAGATCCTGAATACGGGGCTGAAGGAGGACAGGATGTCCATCGTTAATCTGATTTTGTCCACACTGAAGACCAGA GTTGTATTAAACAAGGCCATTAGTAAAACACAGAAAGTGCGTTTTTTCACACCCGCTGTGTTAGCCAACATAGCGTCTTTGTATAAATGGAACGGGATTGTGGATGCAACCGCCAACGATAACGGA ACGGCGGAGGACTCGGAGCATGCTGGGATACCAGTTGTACGGGAGCTTGTTCACAGTTTCCTTCTTGACCTGTGTTGCTCTCGTAAGCATGGTATCAGCTTTCATGATGTCAGCTTGGGCACAGCCGGCAG AGCTGGCAACATTGTCTTGCTTCAGTTCCTGGTGGGGCTGAAACAAGCAACAGAAGATGAACTGGTGGCGGAGTTGGTGGTGAACGTGCTGAAAGCAAGTCCTGACATTCTGTCCAGATACTTCAAGGAGACCCAGTATTCATACACCCCCCGCCTCAAAAGTGCTTGGCAGGACAATGTCAAGCTGCTTAAAAAG ATCTATGAGGCCCAGCCAGAGATTTCCACAGTGTTTCAAGCTTGTGAGGTCGTCCCTCTCCCTCGCCTGCTCTCCATGATTATGGTGATATCTCTTCCTCCGGTCTGTAACAAGACTTTCTTCACACAAGGCCTCAGT CTTGCCAACACAGCAGTGCAGCTCACAACTCTGTCCATGATGAATTTCATCTTgaaaaaagccaataagaatATGGAGTACCTTTTGGATAAATCTGAGTGGCACAACTCAGATGTATACACTCTTGACATGATGGAGGACTTGGTGCAGCAGTACAGAGAGACACTAAGCAAG ATTTTGCCTGATATGACGAGCATCGTTGCAAAGTGGCAGTCACTAACCAAGAAGGAAAAGACAGAGGGTGAaggaaaaacaaccaaaaatgaAGGGAGTGCTGAACAGACGGATGCTAAAAATGAAGACCCTG CAGTTGCTGAGACAGCTGAGGTCATCCTGCTGAAGGCTCTGATTCTCCAGGTCATATGTCTTTACCAGAAAGTAGTGCCACATCTGGTTAGCCAGTGCAAATTTGACTTCAGCAAGCTCTTCAAAG GGATTGTGTCGGAGAAAGGAATGAGGGAAGAAGTTCCTCCAGTTTTGCAGTACCAGATTCTACAGTTGGCCTTAGATCTGCCTGCAAGCAAGTTCTCCTGGTTCCGCATACAG GATGTTGCAGATACTGAATCATCATCAGGAGAGAAGTCGGTACTTTACCTGCTTCTCAAGAtgtttgtcagcagcagcagcagccacctGAAAACCTCCACACGGATGCTGGTTCTAAAA gTGCTTAAAGACAGTGGTGTGTTTGAGTACACCTGGACTGAACTTGAGCTCTGGCTTGACCAGCTGGCCCGAgtagagccaaaccaacagGAGACTGTCATCCAGTTCTTGGAGAGG GTGTTGGTGAAATTGGTGTGTAATtcctacacatacacagataagGTTGCCAGTCTGGTCCAGGAAGCAGCTTATCTGCAAGCTAACCTGAGTAGCCAGGAGGGAGATGCTGCCAGTATTCCTGTCTCACACATAGATG ATGTCCTAGACATGCTGGATGTCATTATGGAGGGTAATGAAGGTGAGATGGAGGAGTTCGGGCCATCTCTGAGTGAAGACCTCATCATTCAGACCTTTCCCTTCAGTGTGGTGGTACCTGCTGCTCTGGAGGCCCGAAACAAACTTCCAGCAGACAAGG GGGTCGTGTATGAATACTTGCATGCAGTGCTTTCAGATGTGCTGCACTGTCAGAGAGAGCCTCTCCCCCTCTGTCTGGCTCTGCTGCAGTATGATAAAGAGCTTCTGTCCTCCGAACAGTCTGTTTCTCCTCATCCCTCCATTGTACACCTTCATCAATATTATTCCAAATGGGTCCCACAGCAGAGCCGGGAGGAACTG ttcaagtCATCTGAATGCCAGTCAAAGGAATTGCTAGCCCCTACTTCCTTCACTGCACTGATGAAAGATGCATATAGCAAAGGACTGAGCAGTTCGCTTGACGACAGCTTCAGGAAGAATGTGGAGGAAACTCTAGCTTCCATGTCGATAGCAGAATTTCCACTAGCAGTCAAACAGATCTTACTCTACATCAAATCAACACTGGAAAACTTCGGCACA TTCTCCAAAGACACAGGAACTGCCCTTTTGAAGACCTTGATGGGAATACTCCAAGATTTGGTAACCAAGCTAATAGGCTTCCAGGTAACCACAGACTCTGAGCCAGCAGCAGAGAACTCCCAAGAAGGATCAGACCTCTTCCTGGAAATCAACCAGTCATCCACAGTGGAGGCCAGCAAAGATCAG GTCCTTATTTCTGCACTTGGCTCCATCTTCAAGCATCCATGTTTGGAACAGTGGTATCTGGCTCTTGAGCTGGCCGCTTTGCCTCCCCACACGCTGAACCCTGTCAGACTAAAGCATCTTTGTGCTCAGTTGGGTGATGACATTCTGGCCCTGCTAAAGACCAGTGCCCCTACTCTCCGTGATCTGGGTCACTTAGAGCTTCTCTCTACCTACATGGGAGCGGTTGAAAAAGCTGTGCTTAAGGAACTGATGGAGAAGAGTTCCCAGGCCGCAAAGAAACAGTCCAGACCTTTCCAGGCCCTGCTGTCTCTGCACAGCTTCATGGAGTCCTCTAATTTGAGAGAGGTGGTCTCCAAGTTGCTACTCCTCCCCAAGGAGAGCCTCATTTCTCCTGGCAGTGAGGGCACGAAAGCTGAGCTCAGTGTCTACGGTCACGCAGCGCTGCAAATTCTCACAGAGTCTAAAGCTGACTCGTCCCAAGACCACGGCATCTCTCTGTCACAGGCACACCTCCATGGCCTGGGCACCCTGCTGCTGTCCTGCTCCAGCCCTGTGCTGGAAGCCTTCCTGCTCCAGACTCTGTCCAGTGAGCCAGGCAGTGCCAAGCTCATTCACACTGATGTGCTGCTGCATTGTCTCCAGCATCCTCTCCCAGACACTCAGGCCATCAGTTCTGTGCTGCTGCAGAACTGTTCCACACACCGACTCCGCTTTGAGGTGTGGTGTCAAGAACCAGCAAACATGGAGAAGCTCTCAGACCAGGCAGAAACCTTTCTTCCACTGATCAACACATACCTACATGTGGCAAGTAGAGAGGATCCTGCCAGGCCCAAAGATG tgcaaaaagacattttaaaggcCTTGAAGCAAGGGCTGCTGGCCAAATTGATCCAGCTGGTTCTCGGAAACCTGGCAGAAGACTCTGGAGCTCAGTCTGTTGAAATACTAGCCAGTCTGATCAAACTCTCTGCAAACATCAAGGACATCAGGGATTTGATCAATGATCTTCCCGACGCTCTTCAAAAAGTGGACAGTTTTGAAAG aTGGCAACTAGTAGATGTCATCACTGAGAAGTTGGCTGATTGCCCAGAAGAGCAGGAAACCTGGAGGAGATCTGTCACCACTGCTGCCCTCAAGTGTCTTATCGCTACTTACAGTCACACCAAAGATCAAGCTACTTCCCCATCAGCACAGGAGCAGAACATCCTGGAAAGACTCCAGAGACTCCTA ACAtcatctgatgacatcaccgcATCTGAATGGAACAGTTTTGTGAAGAACGGACTGAA ATATAGGTACAGAGATCACCACTTCCTGATCACCTTGAAAAACCTGTTGGAAGTGATGCACGGTGACAGCGAAATCCAGAAGGATCTGATACCTTTATCCACCCTTCATATGATGGCAAGCAGCCATTCATTGTTCCTGCCCACCATGTTGGACTCTGATGACGAGCCTGACAGGTGTAAAGCTAAAG AAGCGTTAGTGTCCCTCCTTCTCTGCCTGGTTAAGAAATGTCCAACAGTCTGCAACATCAATCACTTTGTAGTTCTTTTGGGAGCATATGGAGCTACGCTTAGTACTTCAG atcAGAAACTATTACTACTTCTTCAGGAGTATGAAAGAAACAACGTCAGTCTTCTGAAATTTCA ATCCATCTTGTGGGGCCCAGCAGCTGTGGAGCACCACAAGACCAGGAAAAGCCTGGGAGCTTCTCTGTGGAAGCAGGCGAGCTCAGACGACCTGCTGGCCCTGCTGAATACTGACCGAATGCTCCAAACTATCGCACACTTTCCCCAACAACGCAGAATCATCCCGCAG GATGAGAAGGAGCTGctatacaataaaaatgaagtgAAGGACCATGGGACTTTATATGATCCCTGTTTCCTTTTACCTCTGTTCAGCAACATCCTGGGACCAG AGTGTGTGATTGACTGCCTCAAGTTCGTATCCATCCATGCCTTCGGAGTAACTGTAATGGCTCTAAGTAGCTATGACCCAAAGGTGAGAGCGGCAGCGTACCACGTACTGAGCTGCTTCTACCAACACCTGGAGGGTGCTCGAttcagagagaagaaacag cTGCAGTACTTGATGGACACAATGAAGAATGGGATTCGACAGCAGAATCAAAGACTCCCATTTGTTTTGACCACTTATATCACCAAAGTGGCTCAGCAGATGCTCAAACCTG AGGACCACATGTATGTGGTGTTAAACAGGTTTCTGCTGTCCCATCAGAGTTTGGACTTCAGAAGAGTTCCCGAGTTCTTCAAGCTCTTTTATGGCTTTGACTTGGAG CACAAGATGGAACGTGAGTGGATCCTGAATGTGTTGGAGGAAGGGCTAAGCGATGGACACTGCTATGAATTATGCAACCAACAAGGCATCTTTCAGAGCCTTTTAGGCTTCAGCAGCAGCCCTCTGTGTGATGACCACTCACAG GCACAGATCATCAGGGTGTTGTGTCAGGCCGCCCGTGTGACCAAAGCAGCGTACAACCTCACCAAGAGCTGTGGGCTTCTAACCTGGATAATACAGGTGGTTGAAAAAAG GAATCTAGACCAGCATCTGCTAAGTGCCATCATAGATCTGCTCCATACGCTGTGGTTTACTAACCTCGGGCAGAAGGAGAAGAACATAGATGGAACCAAAACCTCCTCATCTACAGAGGAGAAATCTCAGAGCTCAGTGAAGTGTCTGCCACTGCCACTCATCAGTGAATTCCTGTGTGTGGCATCAGCTATCAGTAGACACCTCAG GTCAGTTGTGAAGGCCGCTCAGCTCAACCGGTTTCTGCACACTCTTTGCTCTGTACTGAAGCATCGTGGGACAGCTCTCAGTGTAAACAAACAGGCTGACTGGCTCACACTCCACCCACAGCCTCTCTCCTGTACCGAAGCCCTCACTCTGCTCCGCTGCTGGGCCTCACTGTCCCACAACGCAGCTCTCCTTACCCAGATACAAGCCTTGTCTGAAAAGCACAAAGTGAAGGAATTACTGG GGACGGGGAAGGATAAGGCCCGAGGTAAAGGCCCCTTTTCCCAGGCCCGCGTAAGAAAGGAGAACCTGGCAGAGGACACTGAGACGGAGAAACAAGAAGAGAGTCTCCTGACAGAGTGTAAATTTTACCTCAGCAGCATCTTCGTCCACTGGGAGCCTGCGTTTCCCCTCACTGAACCCCAGCCAGCTCAGCCAAGAGACGAAGCGGATTCCAGTCGGTTGGCTGGTGATACTGCGCACCTGCTCACCAAATGGTCCCTGAGGTGCTTGGTAGAGGATTCGTATGATgaggaaagaacaaaaaacttCTTGCGCTGGGTCGAAAAGGCTGTggtaaaacacagagaaattgTGAATGTTGCGTTACTGGATCCCGGCCTGAAAGCAGACCTGCTGCGACTCTACCACCAGGCCTTTGAAGATCAGTGTTACTCCACCATTTCAGCAAGAGTAGAAACCTTCCAGCTGTTTACCAACATTATGATGCAATTACTAGAGAGCCAAGGCCAACTTCCAGACATACATCAGACAGTCGTCTCTGCTTGCCTGCCACAAGTCACACATGATCAGTCTAAATATG AAGCTGGACTGTTTCTGTTGTCGTTGTACATCCATGAGTTGTGGAGCGGAGCCAAATCAGCAGAACTCTTCCTATTTCATGTCAGTTTGGTGACCAGAGCCAAGtgtaagagacagagaggatcCAAATCATCACCGACCGAAACAGCCGTCAGAGCCATCTGTAACGACATCATCACCATGAAGAGTTAA